The Bacteroidota bacterium DNA segment TTGTTATCGGTTCTTGCACAAACGGTCGGTTGGATGATTTAGAAGTAGCAGCGAAAATATTAAAAGGTAAAAAAGTTGCCAAGGATGTACGGATGTTAGTATTTCCAGCATCGTGGAGAATTTATAGAGAAGCTCTCAAACGAGGTTACATCGCTGAACTAATGGACGCAGGAGCCGTTATAATGAATTCCAATTGTGGATGTTGTCTCGGTGTTCATCAGGGCGCGTTAGCGGATGGCGACATCTCACTCTCTACAACTAATAGAAACTTTAAAGGCCGACAGGGAAATCCAAATTCAGAAGTTTATCTTTGCTCAGCCGCGGTTGCCGCAGCAAGTGCAATCACAGGAATTATAACAGATCCGAGAGGAGTAAATTAATATGTCACATCATACATCAAAAGTTGTAGCAATACTACCAAACGATATCTCAACAGACATCATTTATCCCGGCAGATTCATGGCAACGGTACTCCCAACCGAAACACCGCAATACTGTTTTGCCGATATGGTGGAACTAAATAAGCGATTGAAGAACAAAGAAATTCCACAAGGCAGTGTGATAGTTGCGGGGACAAATTTCGGATGCGGGTCATCGCGTGAACAAGCAGTATCAACAATTAAAGGATACGAGATCGTTATTGTTGCGAAGGGATTTGCTCGAATATTTTTGCAGAATTCTGTAAACCTCGGTTTAAAAACTGTTATTTGCCCGGCAATCGAAGCATCTGAAGGTGACGAGTTGGAAGTTCTTCCCGATAAAGTTGTAAATCACACCAAAGGCAAATCATTCCCGGTTGAACCGTTGCCAAAAGCCCGGCAAGCGATAGTAGACGCGGGTGGATTGATTGCATACACAAAAAAAAGGTTGTTAGAAAAATATCCAAATCGATAGTTTGAAATTATTGAATGGAGCTTTGTGAGCTTTCCGAACTAAGCGAAACGTGAAGTCTTAGACGTATGGTGAGCCTGTCGAACCAAACGGTATTGCTAATGGTCAATGGTGATTGGTTAATTGACAATTTACAATTAGCTATAGTTCGATAATCTCCCTATGTAACGATGACGCTAAACGAAAGAAGTCCGCTGAAGCGGACTAAATATCCCCAGACCGATTCATCGGTCTTTTTTTTATCAGCGTATCCATTTATGGATATGCGAGATTCAAACCTCCACCACATGCGGAGCTTTTACAGGTTGCCGCTGAATTGGTTCTTTGCGTGCTCTCTTCTCGAATTCATTCCTGAATTTTTTAATCACACTTTGCACAGGCCAAGCGGCAGCATCGCCGAGAGCACAAACAGTGTTACCCTCAATATTGTTGGCTACATCGAGGAGCAAATCAACATCACTCATAGTTCCGTTCCCGTTAAGGAATCTCTCTAAAATCTTTTCCATCCAACCGCAACCTTCGCGGCAAGGAGTGCATTGTCCGCAAGATTCATGGTGATAAAAATGAACAAGTCGTTTTAAAACTTTCAGGACATCTGTATCCTCATCCAACACAATTACACCACCTGTGCCGATAGCAGAACCGGCAGCTTTGAGCGATTCTAAATCCATCCGAACTCCATCTAACTCATCACTCAATAACCACGGCACAGAAGAACCACCGGGAATTACGGCTTTTAGTTTTTTACCGTCTTTGATTCCACCGGAAAATTTGTAAATTAAATCTGTGAGTAGTACACTCGTTGGAAGTTCATAAACTCCGGGTTTGTTGACGTGACCGCTAATTCCAAATAAAATGGTACCAGGATGTCTCGAGTCGCCGATTTTTGAAAACCACTCTCCTCCATTCAAAATAATAGATGGTATGCACGAAAGAGTTTCAATATTATTTACGTTCGTCGGATTACCCCACAGTCCTGATTGAGCCGGGAATGGTGGCTTGACACGCGGGTAGCCACGCTCGCCTTCGATTGAATTCATTAGCGAAGATTCTTCGCCGCAAATATAAGCACCCGCTCCCCGATGAATGTAAATATCGGTGCTATAATTTTTTCCTAAAATATTTTTCCCAATGTAATTTTTGTCGTAAGCTTCATCAATTGCTTGTTGAAGTATATCTATCCACTTTTTGTATTCACCCCGAATGTAAACATAGGTTGCATTAATTCCCATAGCATAACTTGCTATCAAGCATCCTTCTATAAAAAGGTGAGGATTGAATTCAAAAATTTGTCTGTCTTTAAAAGTTCCGGGTTCTCCTTCATCGCCATTAGCACAAAGGTATTTTGGCTTCTCGTTCGATTTGGGCATAAAACTCCACTTCAATCCGGTCGGGAAAGCAGCTCCTCCGCGACCGCGTAATCCGGATTTTTTAACTTCATCTATCACCTCGTCGGGCTTCATTTCAAATATTTTCCTCAAAGCCGCATAGCCGTTGTGCTGTTGGTAAATTTCGAGTCTGTGGAGATTAAGAATCTCGGGAAGTAATATCTTTATGGTAGATTCTGACATAGTATTATTTTAGTTTTGAAATAATATCATCTATTTTTTCGAGTGTGAGATTTTCAAAATAATCATTATTAATTTGCATTGCCGGGGCGGTTCCGCAGGAACCTAAACACTCAACTTCGGAAATTGTAAAATTTCCATCTTTACTAATCTCGCCTTTTGAAACATCTAACTTCTTGCATAAATGGGCTACAAGTTTTTCGGAACCCAAGAGCTGACACGAAATATTTGTGCACACTTGAATATGAAATTTTCCCACCGGCTTTTTATTATACATCGTGTAAAATGAAGCAACTCCATAAACATGATTGTATGGAATGTTCAGCAATACGGAAATGTATTTCATAAACGCTTCCGAGACCCATCCGAATTGTTCTTGAGCCATCCACAATGCCGGCAGTGTTAACGACTTAGTGTTCGGATATCGTCCTTTTAATGTTTCTACCTTTTTTAAATTTTCTTCTGTCAACATTTTACTTGTCTGCTTCTCCCATAACCGGGTCGATGCTGCCGATAATAGCTACAACATCCGAGATAAGATGTCCTTTTAACAAAACCGGTAATGCTTGTATATTTATAAATGAAGGTGAATGAATTTTTAAACGCCACGGTGCACCCTCTCCGAGACTTGATATATAAAATCCTAATTCACCTTTTGAATTTTCAATCGCTTGATAAACTTCACCGACGGGCGGATTGATTCCAAAATTTATCAGCATGAAATCGTGTATAAGTTCTTCCATCTTTCCGTAGATACGTTCTTTCGAGGGCAAAACTTTTTTTGGTAGTGCCGCATTAACAGGACCCTTTGGAATTTTTTCAAGTGCCTGACGAATTATTTTAACACTCTGTTTCATTTCTTCCATACGAATATAAAACCGTGCTATGGCATCGCCATCGTCGTAAGTCGGAATATCAAAATCGAATTCATCGTAAATGAGATACGGTTCGTCTCGACGTAAGTCGTGAGCCACACCCGATGCCCGAAGATTCGGACCAGTTAAGCCCATAGCGATTGCGTCGTGTTTTGAAATTACTCCTACACCTTCGCATCTTTGTATAAAGATACGGTTTTTAAAAAGTAAACCTTCGACATCTTTTATTTTTTCGGGGAATTGATCAAGGAAATTTTTCAGCATTGCAATGGCTTCATCCGACATATCCTGAGCCAACCCGCCGATGCGTGTGAAACTTGTTGTGAACCGAACTCCGGTAAAAACATCCTGTATATCCTGAAGTTTTTCCCTTTCTCTGAAGCCCCACAACAAAACTGTAAGCGCCCCCACATCCATTGCAGTTGAACCCATTGCAACAAGATGGGACATAATGCGAGCCATTTCGGCAATGATAACTCGGATAAACTGGGCTCTTCGTGGAACCTTGATGCCGGCTAATTTTTCGACTGCTAAAACATAAGCAACATTGTTCGCTAAAGGCGAAAGATAATCTAACCTGTCGGTATGCGGTATGTATTCGTGGTAAGTCATATTTTCCGCGAGTTTTTCGTAACCGCGGTGTAGATAACCAACTTCCGGAACTGTTCCGAGAATGGTTTCTCCATTTAAACGAATCAGTAAACGTAAAACGCCGTGTGTAGCCGGATGTTGAGGCCCCATATTCAAGATCATATCATTCTCAAGAGGGTCATCAAAATATACACTTACATCCTGATTCTCGAGTGCTTGCAGTATTTTACTTTTTGTATTCATAGTTTAAAAAAATTATTTTCGTGGAAGAGGAATTGAACCGGGTATGCCCATTAATGGGAACTCTTTTCTTAGCGGGAAATACTCAAAATCCTCAGGCATATAAATTCTTCGCAAATCAGGATGACCATCGAATATAATTCCGAAAAAATCATAAACCTCTCGCTCGGGCCAATTAGCTCCGGGCCATATATCAACAACAGAAGGGATATTCAAATCCGTTTCTTGCAATTTTGTTTTTAATAAAAATCGAAAATTATTTTTTATTGAATAAAGATTATATACTAACTCGAATCTAAAGTCTGCCCTTTGATAATCAACGCCAATTACATCTTTGCACATATCGAAATAGAGATCGAAATCGCCCCGTAGGAAAGTACAAATTTCTTTTATCTTTTCCTTTGCAACTGTAATGGTGAGAGTTCCCTGAAACTCGACTACAGATTCGATACTCATTCCGTAGTTCTCCTTTAATTTTTCAATTAGTTTTTGTTTGATCTTTTCCATTGTCAGTTTTGGATAATAATTTTTTGAGAATCGCCCGGTTTTTCGTTTCGTGCAATTTTTTTCTGTAATTCGATAAGGGCATTTAAAACATTCTCAGGACGCGGTGGGCAACCGGCGACATAAATATCTACCGGTATAAATAAATCGATACCTTGAACAACAGAGTATGACCTGTACATACCGCCCGAAGAAGCACAAGCCCCCATCGACATAACCCATTTGGGTTCGGGCATTTGGTCGTATATTTTTCTCACAACTTTTGCCATTTTATAAGTTACTGTTCCTGCTACAATCATTAAATCGGATTGACGCGGCGAAAAGCGGAACACTTCCGAACCAAAACGGGAAACGTCAAATCGTGGTCCGGCAAACGACATCATCTCTATAGCGCAACACGAAATTCCCATCGGCATAGGCCATAACGAATTTTTACGTGACCAATTTAACAATGTATCTAATTTTGTTGTAAAAAAACCATCTTTATCCATTAGTCCCATTTCAAGGCACCTTTCTTCCAAATGTAATAATACCCAAGCATCAAAATAAAAAGAAATACAAACATCTCAATAAATCCAAAAAGTCCTAACTGGCGGAAGTTAACTGCCCAAGGATACATGAAGACAATTTCGATGTCGAATATTATGAACAACATAGCGACAAGGAAAAATTTTACTGAAAAACGTTCGTGGGCTGTTCGCACCGGCTCCATTCCGCTCTCGTAAGTTGTTTGTTTTTCTTCGGTAGGTTTTTTAGGACCGAACCATTCGTTCACTCTCGTCATCACTAGTGCAAAGATAGTAGCAAACGTGAGGATTATTGCCAAAGGTATGTAATTATCCATCATTTTGAGTTTTCTAATAATTTGCTTCAAATTTATTGAAATTAAATTAGAAAATCAAACTTTTAAGTTTGAATCCTATCGAATTTCATTGCATCCAATTAAGTGAATTCAAAAAACCAAAAGAAAGGATTCAAAAAATGACTAAAAATATAGGAAGTATAGATAGAGTTTTAAGACTCATATTAGGTTTAGTATTATTAGGTTTGTATTTCTTCGGTCCACAAACAACCTGGGGACTCTTAGGTATTATTCCAATTATCACCGCTTTAATCGGTTGGTGCCCGGTTTATGTACCATTTAAAATATCAACAATCAAAAAATTAAATGAAAAAAAAGAAAGTAAATAATATGAATAAAAATATTTTAACAGCAACAGATCAAAATTTTCAAAAAGAAGTTTTACAATCTGAATTACCGGTGCTTGTAGATTTCTGGGCGCCGTGGTGTGGACCCTGCCGTATGGTAGCTCCCATGGTCGAACAATTAGCCGATGAGTATGCGGGCAAATTTAAAGTTGCCAAATTGAACACTGATGAAAATAATGCAGTAGCGTCTAATTATGGAATTATGAGTATTCCAACTTTAGGAATATTTATGAACGGCAAATTAGTCGATGGTGTTGTGGGCTCTGTCCCTAAACATGTGTTAGCCGGTAAATTAGATGAGTATGTAACAAAAGCTAAAACAGCTGCCAACTAAATGGAGTTCATTATGCACAATCAAAACAAACAGAACGGCCAGCTTCATTTACACCGGCGACGAAACTTTTCCCCTGCTCAAGAATTACTGCATCGGCTATATCCGGATTTGCCCGATTATAATTATGCTGATAGAGTCGAGAAAAAAAATGATGCCGATTGGATCCCCGATGTTGATATATCGGAAAACAGTAATTCACTCGATATTAATATAGATTTACCCGGCGTAGAAAAAGAACAGATCAGTTTAAAAATTGAAAATAGCGTACTTGTTCTACAAGGTGAACGGCATTCAGAATTTACCAGCAAATCTGATCGGAATTATTGCTGCGAACGAAAATATGGTAAGTTCATTCGATACATCGAACTCCCTGAATCCTTAAATTTGGATAGCGTGAACTCCGAATTCAAAAACGGAGTTTTAAAAATTGCATTCACAAAAATATTAACAAATAAAAACAAGAATATTGATATTTTATAATTATGAATATTTTTGTAAATTGATAACGGAATAATATGACAATCATAAAAGAAAAAGATCGACAAGAAATTAAAAAGAGGTTCGAAGAACTCGAAGGTAACGTTAGGTTATTGTTCTTCACACAAGAATTGGAGTGCCAATTCTGCCGCGAGACCGGACAGTTGCTTAGCGAGGTTGCGGAGTTATCCGATAAAATAAAACTCGAAACATACAATCTCGTTACCGACAGAGCGATTGCTGATAAATATAGCATAACCAAAATACCGGCAACAGTTGTGATGAGCGACGAAAAAGATTACGGCATTCGTTATTTCGGTATTCCATCGGGTTACGAGTTTGCTTCTCTATTAGAATCTATAGAAATGGTTTCGACTGGTAAAACACAGTTGAGCGAAGGAGTAATAGAAAAAGTAAAACAAATCGACAAGCCGGTGCATATTCAAGTTTTCGTAACGCCGACTTGTCCCTACTGCCCCCCCGCTGTTCTTATGGGGCATGCATTAGCTCTGTTGAACGATAATATCAAAGCCGAAATGATAGAAGCTACTGAATTCCCTGAGTTAGCGAACAAGTATAATGTTCGTGGTGTCCCACGAATTGTAGTTAACGAAGACCAACACTTCGAGGGTGCACTCTCCGAACAGCAATACCTTGAAGAAATTTTACAGGTAGTTGAATCACATTCATTACAAAACTAATAGGAATAATAAAAATGAAATCAATTTTTGCTTATATAATATTAACTGTCTTGCTCATTTCCTTTACAGCATTTTCAAACAACAAAATTGCACCGAATTTTAATCTAACCGATTTGAACGGCAAGCAAGTGAAATTATCCGATTATAAAGGTAAAGTCGTGTTTTTAAATTTCTGGGCAACGTGGTGTCCACCCTGCAAAAAAGAAATCCCTGATTTCATCGAGTTGCAAAAGAAATATTCGAACCAAGAGTTCACTTTCATCGGCATAGCCCTTGACGATTACCAAAGCGTTGTTCGTTTTGTAAAAGATAATAAAATTAACTATCCTGTTGTTATTGGAGACGAAGCATTAGTCAAACAATACGGCAACATTCGTGGTATTCCGACTTCTTTTTTAGTTGGCAAAGATGGAAAAATAGTACAGCGTTACGAAGGTTTTCGGACGAAGGAAGTATTCGAAAAAGATATTAAATTTCAAATTCAAAAATAAAAATCACTAACTAATAATTTAACTTATGGAATCAGTAGGTATTTTTACAGCTTTTCTTTTCGGACTCCTCTCGTTCGCTTCACCCTGTGTGCTGCCGATTATTCCGGGATATCTTTCTTTTATTTCCGGGCTTTCTCTC contains these protein-coding regions:
- the leuD gene encoding 3-isopropylmalate dehydratase small subunit (catalyzes the isomerization between 2-isopropylmalate and 3-isopropylmalate in leucine biosynthesis), coding for MSHHTSKVVAILPNDISTDIIYPGRFMATVLPTETPQYCFADMVELNKRLKNKEIPQGSVIVAGTNFGCGSSREQAVSTIKGYEIVIVAKGFARIFLQNSVNLGLKTVICPAIEASEGDELEVLPDKVVNHTKGKSFPVEPLPKARQAIVDAGGLIAYTKKRLLEKYPNR
- the nuoF gene encoding NADH-quinone oxidoreductase subunit NuoF — encoded protein: MSESTIKILLPEILNLHRLEIYQQHNGYAALRKIFEMKPDEVIDEVKKSGLRGRGGAAFPTGLKWSFMPKSNEKPKYLCANGDEGEPGTFKDRQIFEFNPHLFIEGCLIASYAMGINATYVYIRGEYKKWIDILQQAIDEAYDKNYIGKNILGKNYSTDIYIHRGAGAYICGEESSLMNSIEGERGYPRVKPPFPAQSGLWGNPTNVNNIETLSCIPSIILNGGEWFSKIGDSRHPGTILFGISGHVNKPGVYELPTSVLLTDLIYKFSGGIKDGKKLKAVIPGGSSVPWLLSDELDGVRMDLESLKAAGSAIGTGGVIVLDEDTDVLKVLKRLVHFYHHESCGQCTPCREGCGWMEKILERFLNGNGTMSDVDLLLDVANNIEGNTVCALGDAAAWPVQSVIKKFRNEFEKRARKEPIQRQPVKAPHVVEV
- the nuoE gene encoding NADH-quinone oxidoreductase subunit NuoE, which encodes MLTEENLKKVETLKGRYPNTKSLTLPALWMAQEQFGWVSEAFMKYISVLLNIPYNHVYGVASFYTMYNKKPVGKFHIQVCTNISCQLLGSEKLVAHLCKKLDVSKGEISKDGNFTISEVECLGSCGTAPAMQINNDYFENLTLEKIDDIISKLK
- the nuoD gene encoding NADH dehydrogenase (quinone) subunit D yields the protein MNTKSKILQALENQDVSVYFDDPLENDMILNMGPQHPATHGVLRLLIRLNGETILGTVPEVGYLHRGYEKLAENMTYHEYIPHTDRLDYLSPLANNVAYVLAVEKLAGIKVPRRAQFIRVIIAEMARIMSHLVAMGSTAMDVGALTVLLWGFREREKLQDIQDVFTGVRFTTSFTRIGGLAQDMSDEAIAMLKNFLDQFPEKIKDVEGLLFKNRIFIQRCEGVGVISKHDAIAMGLTGPNLRASGVAHDLRRDEPYLIYDEFDFDIPTYDDGDAIARFYIRMEEMKQSVKIIRQALEKIPKGPVNAALPKKVLPSKERIYGKMEELIHDFMLINFGINPPVGEVYQAIENSKGELGFYISSLGEGAPWRLKIHSPSFINIQALPVLLKGHLISDVVAIIGSIDPVMGEADK
- a CDS encoding NADH-quinone oxidoreductase subunit C: MEKIKQKLIEKLKENYGMSIESVVEFQGTLTITVAKEKIKEICTFLRGDFDLYFDMCKDVIGVDYQRADFRFELVYNLYSIKNNFRFLLKTKLQETDLNIPSVVDIWPGANWPEREVYDFFGIIFDGHPDLRRIYMPEDFEYFPLRKEFPLMGIPGSIPLPRK
- a CDS encoding NADH-quinone oxidoreductase subunit B family protein; its protein translation is MGLMDKDGFFTTKLDTLLNWSRKNSLWPMPMGISCCAIEMMSFAGPRFDVSRFGSEVFRFSPRQSDLMIVAGTVTYKMAKVVRKIYDQMPEPKWVMSMGACASSGGMYRSYSVVQGIDLFIPVDIYVAGCPPRPENVLNALIELQKKIARNEKPGDSQKIIIQN
- a CDS encoding NADH-quinone oxidoreductase subunit A, which codes for MMDNYIPLAIILTFATIFALVMTRVNEWFGPKKPTEEKQTTYESGMEPVRTAHERFSVKFFLVAMLFIIFDIEIVFMYPWAVNFRQLGLFGFIEMFVFLFILMLGYYYIWKKGALKWD
- a CDS encoding DUF2892 domain-containing protein — translated: MTKNIGSIDRVLRLILGLVLLGLYFFGPQTTWGLLGIIPIITALIGWCPVYVPFKISTIKKLNEKKESK
- the trxA gene encoding thioredoxin, which produces MNKNILTATDQNFQKEVLQSELPVLVDFWAPWCGPCRMVAPMVEQLADEYAGKFKVAKLNTDENNAVASNYGIMSIPTLGIFMNGKLVDGVVGSVPKHVLAGKLDEYVTKAKTAAN
- a CDS encoding Hsp20/alpha crystallin family protein, with the translated sequence MHNQNKQNGQLHLHRRRNFSPAQELLHRLYPDLPDYNYADRVEKKNDADWIPDVDISENSNSLDINIDLPGVEKEQISLKIENSVLVLQGERHSEFTSKSDRNYCCERKYGKFIRYIELPESLNLDSVNSEFKNGVLKIAFTKILTNKNKNIDIL
- a CDS encoding thioredoxin family protein, yielding MTIIKEKDRQEIKKRFEELEGNVRLLFFTQELECQFCRETGQLLSEVAELSDKIKLETYNLVTDRAIADKYSITKIPATVVMSDEKDYGIRYFGIPSGYEFASLLESIEMVSTGKTQLSEGVIEKVKQIDKPVHIQVFVTPTCPYCPPAVLMGHALALLNDNIKAEMIEATEFPELANKYNVRGVPRIVVNEDQHFEGALSEQQYLEEILQVVESHSLQN
- a CDS encoding TlpA disulfide reductase family protein, producing the protein MKSIFAYIILTVLLISFTAFSNNKIAPNFNLTDLNGKQVKLSDYKGKVVFLNFWATWCPPCKKEIPDFIELQKKYSNQEFTFIGIALDDYQSVVRFVKDNKINYPVVIGDEALVKQYGNIRGIPTSFLVGKDGKIVQRYEGFRTKEVFEKDIKFQIQK